The following coding sequences are from one Cervus canadensis isolate Bull #8, Minnesota chromosome 4, ASM1932006v1, whole genome shotgun sequence window:
- the LOC122439393 gene encoding olfactory receptor 2T27-like yields MHLFLFSMVVVIYTLAMAGNAAMVLLIWADAQLHTPMYFLLSQLSFLDIFFTSVTVPKMIAGFLFGWISISFGGCGAQMFFFMFLGAAECILLALMAYDRYVAICNPLRYPVLMSRQTCLLLVAASWLGGSLNASIQTALTLQFPYCGSRKIAHFFCEVPSLLRLACADTAAYERVLFVTGVVVLLVPIAFITTSYALILAAVLRMHSAEGRKKALATCSSHLAVVNLFYGPLVYTYMLPASYHSPGQDDVVSVFYTVLTPMLNPVIYSLRNKEVTGAMKKVIGKCRVGRTV; encoded by the coding sequence ATGCACTTGTTCCTCTTCAGCATGGTGGTGGTCATCTATACACTTGCCATGGCCGGCAATGCTGCCATGGTCCTGCTGATCTGGGCAGATGCCCAGCTCCACACACCCATGTACTTCCTCCTCAGCCAGCTATCCTTCTTGGACATCTTCTTCACCTCAGTCACTGTCCCCAAGATGATAGCAGGCTTCCTCTTTGGATGGATAAGCATCTCATTTGGAGGCTGTGGAGcacaaatgtttttcttcatgTTCCTGGGGGCTGCAGAGTGCATCCTGCTGGCCctcatggcctatgaccgctacgtggccatctgtAACCCTCTGCGCTACCCGGTGCTCATGAGTCGCCAGACCTGCCTGCTCCTGGTGGCTGCCTCCTGGCTGGGAGGGTCACTCAACGCCTCCATCCAGACTGCACTGACCCTGCAGTTCCCCTACTGTGGCTCACGGAAGATTGCACACTTCTTCTGTGAGGTGCCTTCACTGTTGAGGTTGGCCTGTGCTGACACAGCCGCCTATGAGCGGGTGCTCTTTGTGACGGGTGTGGTGGTCCTCCTGGTGCCCATTGCCTTCATCACCACCTCCTATGCCTTAATCCTCGCAGCTGTGCTCCGGATGCACTCTGCGGAGGGGCGTAAGAAGGCCCTAgccacctgctcctcccacctggcAGTCGTCAACCTCTTCTACGGGCCCCTTGTCTACACTTACATGTTACCTGCATCCTACCACTCTCCTGGCCAGGATGATGTAGTATCCGTCTTCTATACCGTCCTCACACCCATGTTGAATCCTGTCATCTACAGCCTCAGGAACAAGGAAGTAACAGGAGCAATGAAGAAGGTCATAGGGAAGTGTAGGGTAGGTAGGACTGTTTAA